CTCGCGGGCGTGTTCGCGATCCTCGCGCTCTACGTGCTCTTCGTCGCCCGCGGCTTCCGCATCGGGTTCGCCGGGCAGGACGACTTCGGCAAGCTCCTCGGCGTGGGCCTCGCCTTCGTGCTGGCGCTGCAGGTGTTCATCGTGGTCGGCGGCGTCACCCGCGTGATCCCGCTGACGGGCCTCACCACGCCCTTCCTCGCGGCGGGCGGCTCGTCGCTCGTCGCCAACTGGATCATCGTGGCGCTGCTGCTGCGGCTGTCCGACACCGTTCGCAACCATCCGAGGCTGGTGATCGACGGATGAATCGTGAGCTCAAGCGCGTGACGATCGTCGCGCTCCTCATGTTCCTCGCCCTGTTCGTCTCGTCGACGATCATCCAGTACGTGCAGGCCGACGCCCTCGCGGCCGACCCTCGCAACTCGCGCACGCTGTACGAGAGCTACTCCGTGGAGCGCGGGCCGATCCTCGTGGGCGGCGAGCCCATCGCCTACTCGACTCCCACCGACGACAACTACAAGTTCCAGCGCGTCTACACCCCGGGCGCGCTCTACGCGGCCGTCACGGGCTACATCCCGGTCAACGGTGAGGCCACCGGCCTCGAGCGATCGCTCAACTCCTACCTGAGCGGCCAGTCGTCCAGCCAGTTCTTCGACTCGCTGAACCGCATCATCTCCGGGCAGGACCCGATGGGGGCATCCGTCGAGGTGGCCATCGACCCGGTCGCCCAGCAGGCCGCGTGGGACGCCCTGGGCGACTACACCGGCTCGGTCGTGGTCACCGAACCGTCCACGGGGCGAATCCTCGCCATGGTCACGAAGCCGACGTACGACCCCAACACCCTCGTCGTGCACGACAGCGAGCAGGTGCAGGCCACGTACGACGCGCTCCTCGCCGACCCGAGCGACCCGCTGACCAACCGCGCGACGGGCGGCGACATGAACCCGCCCGGATCCACGTTCAAGCTCGTCGTCGTGGCGGCCGCCTTGGAGTCGGGCAAGTACACGCCCGAGTCGACGTTCCCCAACCCGGCGTCGCTGACCCTGCCCGGCACCGACGCAGTCGTCCGCAACTCCGGCGGCGGCACGTGCGGTCCCGGCGCCGAGGTGACCCTCGCCGACGCGCTCCGGCTGTCGTGCAACATCCCCATGGCCGAGCTCGGCATGGAGCTCGGCGACGCCGCGATCCGCGAGCAGGCCGAGAAGTTCGGGTTCAACCACGAGTTCGAGATCCCCACGGCGACCGAGCCCAGCGTCTACCCGCGCGCGCTCGACGAGCCGCAGACGGCACTCACCGCGTTCGGCCAGGGCGACGTGCGTGCGACTCCCCTGCAGATGGCGATGGTGTCGGCCGCGATCGCCAACGGCGGCATCGTCATGGAGCCCGATCTGGTCGACGCGATCACGGCGCCCGACTTCTCGCCGCTGCAGGAGTTCGAGCCGGTCGAATACGGCCGTGCGATCAGCCAGGAGACGGCTGCCACCATGGTGCAGATGATGACCAACGGCGTCGAAAACGGGGCTGCGAGTAATGCAAGAATAGACGGCGTCAGCGTGGCCGGTAAGACCGGTACCGCAGAGAACGGAGAGAGTGACCCCTACACTCTCTGGTTCACGGGTTTTGCCCCCGCCGACGACCCTCAGTATGCGATCACGGTACTCGTGGAGGATGGCGGGGGACTTGGTCAGGAGGGGTACGGCAATCTCATCGCCGCACCCATCGCAAAGCAGGTACTAGAGGCGGTGCTGAACAAATGAGACCGAGCGCAGGGCTCACCTTCGGAGGGCGCTACGAGCTGCAGTCCCGGATCGCCATCGGCGGTATGGGCGAAGTGTGGCAGGCCACCGACCTCGTGATCGGCCGCCAGGTGGCGATCAAGATCCTGAAGGATGAGTACCTCGGCGACCCCGGATTCCTCGAGCGCTTCCGCGCCGAGGCCCGGCACGCCGCACTCGTCAACCACGAGGGCATCGCGAACGTCTTCGACTACGGCGAGGAGGACGGCAGCGCCTACCTCGTGATGGAACTCGTGCCCGGCGAGGCGCTCTCGACCATCCTCGAGCGCGAGCACGTGCTCTCCACCGACAAGGTGCTCGACATCGTCGCGCAGACGGCGGCGGCGCTTCAGGCCGCGCACGCAGCCGGCCTCGTGCACCGGGACATCAAGCCCGGCAACCTCCTCATCACGCCCGACGGGCGGGTGAAGATCACCGACTTCGGCATCGCCCGCATCGCCGACCAGGTGCCGCTCACCGCCACCGGCCAGGTCATGGGCACCGTGCAGTACCTCTCGCCCGAGCAGGCCTCGGGTCACCCTGCCTCGCCGACCACCGACATCTACTCGCTCGGCATCGTCGCGTACGAGGCCCTCGCTGGCCGTCGCCCCTTCACGGGCGAGTCCCAGGTCGCCATCGCGATGGCGCAGATCAACGAGACGCCGCCCGACCTCCCCGTCACCGTGTCCGAGCCGGTGCGCAACCTCGTCTACGCCTGCATCGCCAAGAACCCCGCCGACCGTCCGCAGTCGGCGGCGCACCTCGCACGCGCGGCCACCGCCCTGCGGCGTGGCGACGTGCAGGGCGCTGCGGCCGCGGTGCCCGCGGTGCTCGGCGCGGCCGGGCTCACCGCCGCGACGATGCTCATGCCCCAGTCGGGCGCGACCGCCGCGACCACCGTGTTGCCGTCTGCCGCCGCCGGCGGGGTGGTCGACGCCGAGGTCATCGAGGACGAGCCCGCGAAGAAGAAGCGCAGCCCGTGGACGTGGCCCCTGATCGTGCTCATCGCGATCCTCGCGATCGTGCTCATCGGCACCATCATCGCCCTTGCCATGAACAACAACGGCGGCAAGGACCCCGCATCCACGTCGAGCCGCCCGACGGCGAGCACGACGACGACGACGACCCCGCCGACGAGCGCGCCGCCCACGACCGAGGCGCCGCAGACCATCCAGATCGACCGCAACTCCTACATCGGCATGAACGTCGACGATGCAGCCGCGCAGATCGAGGCGCTCGGCCTGCCCGTCGTCCGCGAGGCCGGCGGTGCTGCGACCGAGCCCGGACTCGCGAACACCGTCTCCGAGGTCAACCCGAGCGGCCCCGTGCAGCCCGGCACGACCATCACGCTGACGTACCTCACCGAGCCCGAGGCCCCGAGCGCACCGACGGCCCCACCGACCACGGCCACCAACCCGGTCAAGGCCAACGTCGGCCAGATCACGGTCAACTGGACGACCCAGTCGTGCCCGGCCGGGCAGACGCTGAGCGGCTACGAGGTCGCGGTCACCGGCGACGCCACCGTGCCGAACAATCCGGTCTTCGGTCCGGGCACCACCAGCGCCCAGGTCAACGTCAACAACACCCCGGGCGGGTCGTTCGACGTGACCTACCGCTACTTCTGCGGCCAGCTCGACTCGCCGTTCTCCCCTGCCCTCACGGTCGAGATCGAATAGCATCGGCGTTCGACCCTGACGGGCCCACGAGACGACAAGGACGGAGCTGCACGGTGAGCGATGAGGGACGCGTGCTCGCGGGGCGCTACCGCGTGGGCGCGCTCATCGGTCGCGGCGGGATGTCCGACGTCCACGTCGGAAGCGACACCCGGCTGGGCCGCCAGGTCGCCATCAAGCTGCTGAAGCCGCAGCTCGCGACCGATCCGGCCTTCCGCATGCGCTTCCGTCAGGAGGCGCAGTCGGCAGCCCGCATGGCGCACCCGACCATCGTGCGCGTGTTCGACGCGGGCGAGGAGACCGTGATCGACGGCCGCGGGCACGAGGTGCAGCTGCCGTTCATCGTGATGGAGTGCGTCGAAGGACGCCTCCTCAAGGACATCATCCACGACGGTCCGCTCGAGCCCGTTGCGGCAGTTCGCGTCATCGACGGGGTCCTGACCGCGCTCGAGTACTCGCACCGTGCCGGCGTCGTCCACCGCGACATCAAGCCGGGCAACATCATGATCACCACCACCGGCCAGGTGAAGGTGATGGACTTCGGCATCGCGCGAGCGGTGTCCGACTCGGCGACCACCGTCGCGCAGACCACGGCGATCCTCGGCACGGCGTCCTACTTCTCGCCCGAGCAGGCGAAGGGCGAGACCGTCGACGCCCGCACCGACCTCTACTCGACGGGTGTGGTGCTCTTCGAGATGCTCACCGGTCGCCCGCCGTTCCGGGGCGACACCCCGGTCGCGGTCGCGTACCAGCACGTGAGCGAGCGTCCGGTCAAGCCGAGCGTGATCAACCCCAAGGTCTCGCCGGCACTCGACGCCGTCGTGCTGCACGCCCTCTCGAAGAACCGGGAGCAGCGCTATCAGAGCGCGGCCGAGTTCCGGGCCGACGTCGACACCGCGGCATCCGGTCGTGTTCCTGTGCACCGCCAGCCCGATGAGGCGACGATGCTCTTCGGCGCACCCACCGGCTCCCTCTCCAGCTCGGAACTGGCACTGCGCCAGCTCACCGAGGACGAGACGATGACCCGCACCCAGCGCCGTCCGCCGGCCATCTGGATCTGGTCGGGCATCATCGGCGTCGTCGTGATCGTCGTGGCGGTCATGTACTGGGCGTTCAACCTCCAGCCGACCGACGATCTGCCGTCGAACGCGCGTGAGATCCCGGTGCTCACCGGCAGCACCTACGAGCAGGCGGTGCAGCAGCTCCAAGAACTGGGACTGCCGGCGACCCGCATCGACGAGTCCAACGACACCGTGCCGGCCGATCAGGTCATCCGCACCGATCCACCGAGCGGCGAGATCGTCGACACCGGCACGGCCGTCACGGTCTACGTGTCCACCGGCAAGGAGCCCGTGACGGTTCCCGATGTGCGCAACAAGCCGCTCGATCAGGCGAAGGCCGACGTGCAGGCGGCGGGGCTGACTCCGGGCACCGAGAATCGGGAGAACTCCCCCACGGTACCGGCCGACACCGTGCTCGGCACGACGCCCGAGGCGGGCACCTCCGCCGAGTCGGGGTCGTCGGTCGACTTCCGCATCTCGAGCGGACTCGTGACACTCACCGACCTGACGGGCCAGACCCTGTCAGCGGCGTCGTCCTACCTGTCCGCCGAGAACCTGCAGCTCACGCCGGTGCCCAAGCCCGACGCGTCGTGCAAGTCGCAGCCGGGCTCGCCGGTGACACAGCAGTCACTCGCGCCCGGGGACGTGCCGCAGAAGTCGTCGGTCGAGCTCACCTACTGCGCGGGCTGAACGATCGCGGGCCGACCCACCGCGGGCTGACCGAGCTCGCTCGGCTCGGTCTGATCTGCTCGGAATCGGTCAGCTCGCCCGCATCAGCGGGTTGAGGTGCGCTGCGCGCTCTCGCGCCGAGGGCAGTCCGGCGACGGCCAGCCAGTTGCCGAGCATCCGATAGCCGCCCTCGGTGAGCACCGACTCGGGGTGGAACTGCACCCCGAAGATGGGTGCGCTCTCGTGGCGCAGGCCCATGATCACCCCACCCTGCGTGCGGCTGGTGATGACGAGGTCGTTCGGCACGGTGCCGTCGACGACGGCGAGCGAGTGGTACCGCGTCGCCGTGAACGGCTGGGGGACCCCGTCGTAGAAGGCGCTGTCGTCGTGCGTGATGCGCGAGGTCTTGCCGTGCATGAGCTCCTCGGCGTTGGTGACCGTCGCACCGAAGGCCTCGGCGATCGCCTGGTGTCCGAGGCAGACCCCGAGGATCGGCTGCCCCGAGGCGAGCGCCGCGTTCACCACCGGGATCGAGACGCCGGCGTCCGACGGCTTGCCGGGCCCGGGCGAGATGAGCACCGCGTCGTACTCCGCGATCCGCTCGGGCACGTCGGTCAGGGCGATGTCGTCGTTGCGCACCACCTCGGTCTCGGCACCGAGCTCTTGCAGGTAGCCGTTCAAGGTGTAGACGAAGCTGTCGTAGTTGTCGACGACGAGTACTCGGGTCATGTATCCACCGTGACTTCGATCGGGTTGATGATGGCGTCGACCCAGGGGAACACCCAGGTGAAGAGGACGAAGACGACGGCGACGAGGAGGATGAGCACGAGGAGGATCCGCACCCACACCGGTCCGGGAAGCACACGCCACAGTGCACCGTACATGGCTCAGGACCCCCAGGTGGCGACGACGTCGGCGATCTCGGCCGGCGGACCGGCGGTGCTCGGCTGCCACGATTCGAGCACGCCGTAGGCGATGATGCGCTCCGCCGTGGAGTAGAGCGGGTTGCAGCTCGTGAGGGTCACGATGCGATCGGTCGGCTGCAGGTCGGGATGGTGCGGCACCGGCGCGAGCACGTCGACGGTCGAGGGGGTCACGTACTCGAAGTCGCGGAAGCGGTAGGTGTACCAGCCGTCGGCGGTCTGGATGTAGATCGCGTCGCCCAGCTGCAGCTGTTCGATCTCGTGCATGCCGCCGCCGTAGGCGCTGCGGTGCGAGGCGATCGCGAAGTTGCCCACCTGGCCGGGCATCTGCGTGCCGGGGTAGTGTCCGATGCCGAGCTCGGTGCTGTTCAGCACGTTCAGGCCCGTGCCCTCGGCCACGCGTCGCTGCGAGTCCTCGCCGAAGCGGGGCACGTACATCACCGCGAACGCCTCGCCGTCGTCGTAGGTGGCGGGCCCGACGACCGGGTCGCCGTACGCCGCGGGGTCTGGGGCAGGGGCGTCCCCGCGTGCCGCCCTGCCCTCCTCGAGCCATTCCGCGCCGAGGTCGGATGCCGCGGCCGACTGCTGGCTCGCCATGATCGCGTCGTTCCACCACAACTGCCAGCCGAGGAAGAGGAGGATCAGCGCGCCGGCCGTGAGCAGCAGTTCGCCGAGGACGCCGACGACGCTCACCCGCCGAGGGCGAGCTGCGCGCTCTGCGCGCGCGGCCGCGCGCGACGCGTGGCGCGGCGGCGGTTCGGCGGACATGAGGACGATTCTATTCGTCGCGGGCGACCCTCGGCTGGGAGTACCCGTCCGGCTCGGCTAGAATCGCCCGCATGGCACGTACGAAATCATCGAAGCCCGCGCGCGCGGAGCAGGCGAGCGGCGAAGAAGCCCCCAATCCCGTCTGGTTCAAGCCCGTCATGTTCGGCTTCATGCTGCTCGGGCTCGCCTGGATCATCGTCTTCTACGTGAGCCAGGGCCGGCTGCCGATCGCCGACCTCGGTTCATGGAACATCCTCATCGGCTTCGGCATCGCGTTCGTCGGGTTCCTCATGACGACGCGCTGGCGCTGACGCACGAGCACCGAGAGCGGGCGGATGCTGCGGCATCCGCCCGCTCTGTGCGTGTTCTCCACAGGTTATGCACACCCATGAATGTGCCCGTGTCCCCTGTATTGGCGTCAACTACAGCCGTGTAATTCTCCCCAGCTGTGGATGCGGCTGTGGATAACTAGAAGGCGCCGATCTTCCACCGGGCGACGACCGTGCCGATGACGAAGAGCACGACGGTGAGCCCGATGAGCAGGCCGATCTGCAGGCCGCGCCGCGATCGGCTGCGGGTCTCGAGGAGGATCAGCCCCACGAGCGCGCCACCGATCAGGCCTCCGAGGTGTGCCTGCCACGAGATATTGGCGCCCGGGATGAACCCGATGGCGAGGTTGATGGCCAGCAGGATGTACAGCTGCGTCATGTTGCCGCCGAGGCGACGCTGGATGACGACGAACGCGCCCATGAGG
This DNA window, taken from Agromyces sp. 3263, encodes the following:
- a CDS encoding penicillin-binding protein 2, producing MNRELKRVTIVALLMFLALFVSSTIIQYVQADALAADPRNSRTLYESYSVERGPILVGGEPIAYSTPTDDNYKFQRVYTPGALYAAVTGYIPVNGEATGLERSLNSYLSGQSSSQFFDSLNRIISGQDPMGASVEVAIDPVAQQAAWDALGDYTGSVVVTEPSTGRILAMVTKPTYDPNTLVVHDSEQVQATYDALLADPSDPLTNRATGGDMNPPGSTFKLVVVAAALESGKYTPESTFPNPASLTLPGTDAVVRNSGGGTCGPGAEVTLADALRLSCNIPMAELGMELGDAAIREQAEKFGFNHEFEIPTATEPSVYPRALDEPQTALTAFGQGDVRATPLQMAMVSAAIANGGIVMEPDLVDAITAPDFSPLQEFEPVEYGRAISQETAATMVQMMTNGVENGAASNARIDGVSVAGKTGTAENGESDPYTLWFTGFAPADDPQYAITVLVEDGGGLGQEGYGNLIAAPIAKQVLEAVLNK
- a CDS encoding glutamine amidotransferase-related protein — protein: MTRVLVVDNYDSFVYTLNGYLQELGAETEVVRNDDIALTDVPERIAEYDAVLISPGPGKPSDAGVSIPVVNAALASGQPILGVCLGHQAIAEAFGATVTNAEELMHGKTSRITHDDSAFYDGVPQPFTATRYHSLAVVDGTVPNDLVITSRTQGGVIMGLRHESAPIFGVQFHPESVLTEGGYRMLGNWLAVAGLPSARERAAHLNPLMRAS
- a CDS encoding cell division protein CrgA, with the translated sequence MARTKSSKPARAEQASGEEAPNPVWFKPVMFGFMLLGLAWIIVFYVSQGRLPIADLGSWNILIGFGIAFVGFLMTTRWR
- a CDS encoding protein kinase domain-containing protein; its protein translation is MRPSAGLTFGGRYELQSRIAIGGMGEVWQATDLVIGRQVAIKILKDEYLGDPGFLERFRAEARHAALVNHEGIANVFDYGEEDGSAYLVMELVPGEALSTILEREHVLSTDKVLDIVAQTAAALQAAHAAGLVHRDIKPGNLLITPDGRVKITDFGIARIADQVPLTATGQVMGTVQYLSPEQASGHPASPTTDIYSLGIVAYEALAGRRPFTGESQVAIAMAQINETPPDLPVTVSEPVRNLVYACIAKNPADRPQSAAHLARAATALRRGDVQGAAAAVPAVLGAAGLTAATMLMPQSGATAATTVLPSAAAGGVVDAEVIEDEPAKKKRSPWTWPLIVLIAILAIVLIGTIIALAMNNNGGKDPASTSSRPTASTTTTTTPPTSAPPTTEAPQTIQIDRNSYIGMNVDDAAAQIEALGLPVVREAGGAATEPGLANTVSEVNPSGPVQPGTTITLTYLTEPEAPSAPTAPPTTATNPVKANVGQITVNWTTQSCPAGQTLSGYEVAVTGDATVPNNPVFGPGTTSAQVNVNNTPGGSFDVTYRYFCGQLDSPFSPALTVEIE
- a CDS encoding class E sortase, producing the protein MSAEPPPRHASRAAARAERAARPRRVSVVGVLGELLLTAGALILLFLGWQLWWNDAIMASQQSAAASDLGAEWLEEGRAARGDAPAPDPAAYGDPVVGPATYDDGEAFAVMYVPRFGEDSQRRVAEGTGLNVLNSTELGIGHYPGTQMPGQVGNFAIASHRSAYGGGMHEIEQLQLGDAIYIQTADGWYTYRFRDFEYVTPSTVDVLAPVPHHPDLQPTDRIVTLTSCNPLYSTAERIIAYGVLESWQPSTAGPPAEIADVVATWGS
- the pknB gene encoding Stk1 family PASTA domain-containing Ser/Thr kinase; this translates as MSDEGRVLAGRYRVGALIGRGGMSDVHVGSDTRLGRQVAIKLLKPQLATDPAFRMRFRQEAQSAARMAHPTIVRVFDAGEETVIDGRGHEVQLPFIVMECVEGRLLKDIIHDGPLEPVAAVRVIDGVLTALEYSHRAGVVHRDIKPGNIMITTTGQVKVMDFGIARAVSDSATTVAQTTAILGTASYFSPEQAKGETVDARTDLYSTGVVLFEMLTGRPPFRGDTPVAVAYQHVSERPVKPSVINPKVSPALDAVVLHALSKNREQRYQSAAEFRADVDTAASGRVPVHRQPDEATMLFGAPTGSLSSSELALRQLTEDETMTRTQRRPPAIWIWSGIIGVVVIVVAVMYWAFNLQPTDDLPSNAREIPVLTGSTYEQAVQQLQELGLPATRIDESNDTVPADQVIRTDPPSGEIVDTGTAVTVYVSTGKEPVTVPDVRNKPLDQAKADVQAAGLTPGTENRENSPTVPADTVLGTTPEAGTSAESGSSVDFRISSGLVTLTDLTGQTLSAASSYLSAENLQLTPVPKPDASCKSQPGSPVTQQSLAPGDVPQKSSVELTYCAG